In a single window of the Pseudochaenichthys georgianus chromosome 16, fPseGeo1.2, whole genome shotgun sequence genome:
- the sim1a gene encoding single-minded homolog 1-A isoform X1, whose product MKEKSKNAARTRREKENSEFYELAKLLPLPSAITSQLDKASIIRLTTSYLKMRVVFPEGLGESWGHVSRSTSLDGVTQELGSHLLQTLDGFIFVVAPDGKIMYISETASVHLGLSQVELTGNSIYEYIHPADHEEMTAVLTAHQPHHSHFVHEYEMERSFFLRMKCVLAKRNAGLTCGGYKVIHCSGYLKIRQYSLDMSPFDGCYQNVGLVAVGHSLPPSAVTEIKLHSNMFMFRASLDMKLIFLDSRVAELTGYEPQDLIEKTLYHHVHSCDSFHLRCAHHLLLVKGQVTTKYYRFLAKPGGWVWVQSYATIVHNSRSSRPHCIVSVNYVLTETEYKGLQLSLDQARSKASFPCSSSSSSSTSLTEPCRTPKSRVTRPKTKARLSPYTQYPSFQMERSESDQESPWGSSPLTDSASPQLLEHSEGLDASCVYRQFSDPRPLFYSLSEEHHHNSSDGYTHLHSQGQGQSCERGRCEAGRYFLGAPPPGRDAWWGNTRSVLPLSKSSLENHEGYDSSAPHITAIHSHHGRGGHWDEESVVSSPDGGSASDSGDRYHADHYRCSPQEPSKIETLIRATQQMIKEEESRLHKGPQEVPLGPANGLPKGPGPCFTPEYSQGPLPLQTVVCRGLSQVISPAPSPAPLCRLSSPCPERLHKPKDYLQTDVPPLSLPLHHAFGRLGPCSSSPPTAPVLYPSHTHPRPYLDKHKSYSLTGYALEHLYDPESLRGYCTSTSTGPPHYDVTPHLRMAAEQTPGHKGTSVIISNGS is encoded by the exons ATGAAGGAGAAGTCTAAAAACGCGGCCCGGACACGGCGGGAAAAGGAAAACAGTGAGTTTTATGAGCTGGCCAAGCTGCTGCCGCTGCCCTCCGCCATCACCTCGCAGCTGGACAAAGCCTCCATCATCCGGCTGACCACCAGCTACCTGAAGATGAGAGTGGTGTTTCCTGAAG GCCTCGGAGAGTCTTGGGGTCACGTGAGTCGCAGCACTTCTCTGGATGGAGTCACCCAGGAGCTGGGCTCCCATCTCCTACAG aCATTAGATGgctttatttttgtggttgctCCAGATGGGAAGATAATGTACATCTCAGAGACCGCCTCCGTCCACTTGGGCCTGTCGCAG GTAGAGTTGACGGGAAACAGCATTTATGAATACATCCACCCAGCAGACCACGAGGAAATGACAGCCGTGCTCACCGCCCACCAGCCTCACCATTCACACTTTGTTCACG AATATGAAATGGAGCGCTCCTTCTTCCTGAGAATGAAATGTGTCCTCGCTAAAAGAAACGCTGGTCTTACCTGTGGAGGCTACAAG GTGATCCACTGCAGCGGCTACCTGAAGATCCGCCAGTACAGCCTGGACATGTCTCCGTTTGACGGCTGCTATCAGAACGTGGGGCTGGTGGCTGTGGGTCACTCGCTGCCCCCCAGCGCTGTCACTGAGATCAAACTGCACTCCAACATGTTCATGTTCAGAGCCAGCCTGGACATGAAGCTCATCTTCCTCGACTCACG gGTTGCAGAGCTGACAGGCTACGAGCCTCAGGATCTAATAGAGAAGACCCTCTACCATCATGTGCACAGCTGTGACTCCTTCCACCTGAGATGTGCTCATCACTTGT TGCTGGTGAAAGGTCAGGTCACAACTAAGTACTACCGTTTCCTGGCCAAGCCTGGAGGCTGGGTCTGGGTTCAGAGTTATGCAACCATCGTTCACAACAGCCGCTCGTCCCGCCCTCACTGCATCGTCAGCGTCAACTATGTCCTCAC GGAGACGGAGTATAAAGGGCTCCAGCTGTCTCTGGACCAGGCCCGGTCCAAGGCCTCCTTcccctgcagcagcagcagcagcagctccaccAGCCTGACGGAGCCCTGCAGAACCCCCAAGAGCAGAGTGACCCGGCCCAAGACCAAAGCCAGGCTCTCCCCTTACACACAG TATCCTAGTTTCCAGATGGAGCGCTCAGAGTCTGACCAGGAGAGCCCGTGGGGCAGCAGCCCCCTCACAGACTCGGCCTCCCCCCAGCTGCTGGAGCACAGTGAGGGTCTGGATGCCTCCTGCGTGTACAGACAGTTCTCTGACCCCCGACCGCTCTTCTACAGCCTGTCTGAAGAGCACCATCACAACAGCAGCGACGGCTACACACACCTCCACTCACAGGGTCAAGGTCAGAGCTGTGAGCGAGGTCGGTGTGAGGCAGGGCGATACTTTCTAGGAGCACCCCCACCTGGCCGGGACGCGTGGTGGGGCAACACACGGTCTGTCCTGCCGCTGAGCAAGAGCTCCCTGGAGAACCACGAAGGATATGACAGCAGCGCGCCGCACATCACGGCCATCCACAGCCACCACG GCCGGGGGGGCCACTGGGACGAGGAGAGCGTGGTGAGCTCTCCGGATGGGGGCTCCGCCAGTGACTCGGGGGACCGGTACCACGCTGACCACTACCGCTGCAGCCCCCAGGAGCCCAGCAAGATCGAGACCCTGATCCGAGCCACGCAGCAGATGATCAAGGAAGAAGAAAGTCGACTGCACAAGGGCCCTCAGGAGGTCCCACTGGGGCCGGCCAATGGGCTGCCCAAGGGTCCCGGCCCATGCTTCACTCCAGAGTATAGTCAAGGGCCCCTCCCTCTACAGACGGTGGTGTGTCGAGGTCTGAGTCAGGTGATCAGCCCTGCCCCTAGTCCCGCCCCTCTGTGCAGGCTCAGCAGTCCATGTCCTGAGCGCCTCCACAAGCCCAAAGACTACCTCCAGACAGACgtgccccccctctctctgccaTTACACCACGCGTTCGGGCGCTTAGGGCCGTGCTCTTCCTCCCCCCCCACGGCCCCGGTCCTCTACCCCTCCCACACCCACCCTCGGCCCTACTTGGACAAGCATAAGAGCTACTCCCTGACAGGCTACGCTCTGGAGCATCTCTACGACCCAGAGAGCCTGCGAGGCtactgcacctccaccagcacgGGCCCCCCCCACTACGATGTGACCCCTCACCTCCGTATGGCAGCAGAGCAGACCCCCGGACATAAAGGCACCTCTGTCATTATTAGCAATGGCAGCTAA
- the sim1a gene encoding single-minded homolog 1-A isoform X2, with product MYISETASVHLGLSQVELTGNSIYEYIHPADHEEMTAVLTAHQPHHSHFVHEYEMERSFFLRMKCVLAKRNAGLTCGGYKVIHCSGYLKIRQYSLDMSPFDGCYQNVGLVAVGHSLPPSAVTEIKLHSNMFMFRASLDMKLIFLDSRVAELTGYEPQDLIEKTLYHHVHSCDSFHLRCAHHLLLVKGQVTTKYYRFLAKPGGWVWVQSYATIVHNSRSSRPHCIVSVNYVLTETEYKGLQLSLDQARSKASFPCSSSSSSSTSLTEPCRTPKSRVTRPKTKARLSPYTQYPSFQMERSESDQESPWGSSPLTDSASPQLLEHSEGLDASCVYRQFSDPRPLFYSLSEEHHHNSSDGYTHLHSQGQGQSCERGRCEAGRYFLGAPPPGRDAWWGNTRSVLPLSKSSLENHEGYDSSAPHITAIHSHHGRGGHWDEESVVSSPDGGSASDSGDRYHADHYRCSPQEPSKIETLIRATQQMIKEEESRLHKGPQEVPLGPANGLPKGPGPCFTPEYSQGPLPLQTVVCRGLSQVISPAPSPAPLCRLSSPCPERLHKPKDYLQTDVPPLSLPLHHAFGRLGPCSSSPPTAPVLYPSHTHPRPYLDKHKSYSLTGYALEHLYDPESLRGYCTSTSTGPPHYDVTPHLRMAAEQTPGHKGTSVIISNGS from the exons ATGTACATCTCAGAGACCGCCTCCGTCCACTTGGGCCTGTCGCAG GTAGAGTTGACGGGAAACAGCATTTATGAATACATCCACCCAGCAGACCACGAGGAAATGACAGCCGTGCTCACCGCCCACCAGCCTCACCATTCACACTTTGTTCACG AATATGAAATGGAGCGCTCCTTCTTCCTGAGAATGAAATGTGTCCTCGCTAAAAGAAACGCTGGTCTTACCTGTGGAGGCTACAAG GTGATCCACTGCAGCGGCTACCTGAAGATCCGCCAGTACAGCCTGGACATGTCTCCGTTTGACGGCTGCTATCAGAACGTGGGGCTGGTGGCTGTGGGTCACTCGCTGCCCCCCAGCGCTGTCACTGAGATCAAACTGCACTCCAACATGTTCATGTTCAGAGCCAGCCTGGACATGAAGCTCATCTTCCTCGACTCACG gGTTGCAGAGCTGACAGGCTACGAGCCTCAGGATCTAATAGAGAAGACCCTCTACCATCATGTGCACAGCTGTGACTCCTTCCACCTGAGATGTGCTCATCACTTGT TGCTGGTGAAAGGTCAGGTCACAACTAAGTACTACCGTTTCCTGGCCAAGCCTGGAGGCTGGGTCTGGGTTCAGAGTTATGCAACCATCGTTCACAACAGCCGCTCGTCCCGCCCTCACTGCATCGTCAGCGTCAACTATGTCCTCAC GGAGACGGAGTATAAAGGGCTCCAGCTGTCTCTGGACCAGGCCCGGTCCAAGGCCTCCTTcccctgcagcagcagcagcagcagctccaccAGCCTGACGGAGCCCTGCAGAACCCCCAAGAGCAGAGTGACCCGGCCCAAGACCAAAGCCAGGCTCTCCCCTTACACACAG TATCCTAGTTTCCAGATGGAGCGCTCAGAGTCTGACCAGGAGAGCCCGTGGGGCAGCAGCCCCCTCACAGACTCGGCCTCCCCCCAGCTGCTGGAGCACAGTGAGGGTCTGGATGCCTCCTGCGTGTACAGACAGTTCTCTGACCCCCGACCGCTCTTCTACAGCCTGTCTGAAGAGCACCATCACAACAGCAGCGACGGCTACACACACCTCCACTCACAGGGTCAAGGTCAGAGCTGTGAGCGAGGTCGGTGTGAGGCAGGGCGATACTTTCTAGGAGCACCCCCACCTGGCCGGGACGCGTGGTGGGGCAACACACGGTCTGTCCTGCCGCTGAGCAAGAGCTCCCTGGAGAACCACGAAGGATATGACAGCAGCGCGCCGCACATCACGGCCATCCACAGCCACCACG GCCGGGGGGGCCACTGGGACGAGGAGAGCGTGGTGAGCTCTCCGGATGGGGGCTCCGCCAGTGACTCGGGGGACCGGTACCACGCTGACCACTACCGCTGCAGCCCCCAGGAGCCCAGCAAGATCGAGACCCTGATCCGAGCCACGCAGCAGATGATCAAGGAAGAAGAAAGTCGACTGCACAAGGGCCCTCAGGAGGTCCCACTGGGGCCGGCCAATGGGCTGCCCAAGGGTCCCGGCCCATGCTTCACTCCAGAGTATAGTCAAGGGCCCCTCCCTCTACAGACGGTGGTGTGTCGAGGTCTGAGTCAGGTGATCAGCCCTGCCCCTAGTCCCGCCCCTCTGTGCAGGCTCAGCAGTCCATGTCCTGAGCGCCTCCACAAGCCCAAAGACTACCTCCAGACAGACgtgccccccctctctctgccaTTACACCACGCGTTCGGGCGCTTAGGGCCGTGCTCTTCCTCCCCCCCCACGGCCCCGGTCCTCTACCCCTCCCACACCCACCCTCGGCCCTACTTGGACAAGCATAAGAGCTACTCCCTGACAGGCTACGCTCTGGAGCATCTCTACGACCCAGAGAGCCTGCGAGGCtactgcacctccaccagcacgGGCCCCCCCCACTACGATGTGACCCCTCACCTCCGTATGGCAGCAGAGCAGACCCCCGGACATAAAGGCACCTCTGTCATTATTAGCAATGGCAGCTAA